One genomic window of Desulfuromonas sp. AOP6 includes the following:
- the xrtA gene encoding exosortase A, whose product MKQGPQWKIFILLFAWTLVFWPVLPPMVEAWLSHSDNSHALLVPFISLYFAWGMREELTRIPLTPSVTGGVVLLISLLLYLVSLVGGIVVTARIMLVASLIGLIWCCLGGAMVRRLAFPLGFLFFMIPVPVTLLGMISFPLQMIATKISAGVISFCSIPVYREGNMLYFVNTQLEVAEACSGIRSIMSMVMLSVIFAYMATPGWWRKFALVLSAIPIAMLANIVRVSGTGVLAHFWGDQVARGFMHDFSGMAVFAFGLIVLFIEFSLINRIKAAAPAERSDNKAR is encoded by the coding sequence TTGAAGCAAGGGCCGCAGTGGAAAATCTTCATTTTATTGTTTGCCTGGACCCTGGTCTTCTGGCCCGTGCTGCCCCCTATGGTCGAAGCCTGGCTCAGCCACTCGGATAATTCCCATGCCCTTCTGGTTCCCTTCATCTCCCTTTATTTCGCCTGGGGCATGAGGGAGGAATTGACCAGGATACCTCTCACTCCTTCAGTGACCGGTGGTGTTGTCCTGCTGATCAGCCTGCTGCTCTACCTGGTCAGTCTGGTCGGGGGGATCGTTGTCACCGCCCGCATCATGCTGGTTGCCTCCCTGATCGGGCTCATCTGGTGCTGTCTTGGCGGCGCCATGGTCAGGCGTCTGGCCTTTCCTCTCGGGTTTCTCTTTTTCATGATTCCTGTTCCAGTCACTTTGCTGGGAATGATCTCTTTTCCCTTGCAGATGATCGCGACCAAGATCTCAGCCGGCGTCATCTCTTTCTGCTCCATCCCCGTCTACCGGGAGGGCAACATGCTCTATTTTGTGAATACGCAGCTTGAAGTGGCCGAAGCCTGCAGCGGCATTCGCTCGATCATGTCGATGGTCATGCTCAGTGTCATCTTTGCTTATATGGCAACTCCCGGTTGGTGGCGAAAGTTCGCGTTGGTTCTTTCCGCAATTCCCATTGCCATGCTGGCCAACATTGTGCGGGTCAGTGGAACCGGTGTCCTGGCCCATTTCTGGGGGGATCAGGTGGCGCGGGGATTCATGCACGATTTTTCCGGGATGGCGGTGTTCGCCTTTGGTCTGATCGTTCTATTCATTGAATTTTCACTGATTAATCGGATCAAGGCGGCTGCCCCCGCGGAGCGATCCGACAACAAGGCGAGATAG
- a CDS encoding exosortase C-terminal domain/associated protein EpsI, producing MINNKAFFFALFLLLLTLGLTIWQGQRGKPAVLQTRLETLPKDLAGYLGRDNRFPDSVYRELNADLHVYRHYLGTNGQVDLYIGYYGTAKGGRTGHNPYACLPGAGWAIVESSAIQVPTSYRPEGVTLNYVVAHKDGVNNVLLHWYQSDGTKVLANGFQQNIQRFVGRILHNRNDGAYVQVSAFTTGDEVASTRLKLENFAREVLNLLPEYWPVEG from the coding sequence ATGATAAACAATAAGGCCTTCTTTTTTGCTCTGTTTCTCTTGCTGCTTACCCTTGGCCTCACTATATGGCAGGGGCAGCGCGGCAAGCCGGCCGTATTGCAGACCCGTCTGGAGACTTTGCCCAAAGACCTGGCCGGGTATCTGGGGAGAGATAACCGCTTTCCCGACTCGGTCTATCGTGAGTTGAATGCTGACCTGCATGTCTACCGGCACTATCTGGGTACGAACGGCCAGGTCGACCTGTATATCGGTTATTACGGCACCGCCAAAGGGGGACGCACCGGGCACAACCCCTATGCCTGTCTGCCTGGTGCCGGTTGGGCGATTGTCGAGAGTAGTGCCATCCAGGTGCCGACGAGTTATCGGCCCGAGGGCGTCACCCTGAATTACGTCGTGGCCCACAAGGATGGAGTGAACAATGTCCTGCTGCACTGGTACCAGTCCGACGGAACCAAAGTCCTGGCCAACGGGTTTCAGCAGAACATCCAGCGTTTTGTCGGGCGCATTCTGCACAATCGCAACGATGGCGCCTACGTGCAGGTATCGGCCTTCACCACAGGCGATGAGGTGGCCTCAACTCGGCTGAAGCTGGAAAATTTTGCCCGAGAAGTTCTCAACCTCCTGCCGGAGTACTGGCCGGTAGAAGGGTAG
- a CDS encoding glycosyltransferase family 2 protein, which produces MTALIFWISLMVVFYVYVGYPLTAWLLGLFWLRPVLRQPIRPKVSILIAAFNEEEAIAATIENKLALDYPQELLEIVVVSDESTDATDSIVQTYADRGVRLLRQTPRAGKTAALNLAVPQAAGDILVFSDANSLYAPDALGFLVQNFADPEVGYVTGKMIYVSPDGSTVGDGCSSYMRYENRLRELETRLGSVVGVDGGIDAMRKDLYRSLNPDQLPDFVQPLKVVEQGFRVVYDSRALLRESTLKATADEYRMRVRVSLRAFWALYDMRTLLGFSVNPLFAWQLWSHKVLRYLCFVFLAAAWLSNLLLLEDGLFYQVFFFFQSAGYAGAAAIPYLGNYSKWYRLLAFGRYFVLLNLAAAHAFGKFLLGKKQIVWTPRKG; this is translated from the coding sequence ATGACAGCGTTGATTTTCTGGATTTCCCTGATGGTCGTCTTTTATGTCTACGTCGGTTATCCACTGACGGCGTGGCTGCTTGGGCTGTTCTGGCTTCGCCCTGTCCTGCGGCAGCCAATTCGACCCAAAGTTTCCATCCTGATTGCCGCTTTCAACGAAGAAGAAGCCATCGCCGCGACGATTGAAAACAAGCTCGCCCTCGATTACCCCCAAGAGTTGCTGGAGATAGTTGTCGTTTCGGATGAATCGACCGATGCGACGGATTCCATCGTGCAAACATATGCCGACAGAGGCGTACGGCTGTTGCGACAAACACCCCGGGCCGGGAAAACCGCCGCGCTCAACCTTGCCGTGCCGCAGGCTGCCGGCGACATCCTCGTTTTTTCCGATGCCAACTCCCTCTATGCGCCCGACGCTCTCGGCTTCCTTGTCCAAAATTTTGCTGATCCCGAGGTCGGCTACGTAACCGGGAAGATGATCTACGTCAGCCCTGACGGGTCCACCGTGGGGGACGGTTGCTCGTCTTATATGAGGTACGAGAACCGCCTGCGTGAGCTGGAGACGCGGCTCGGCTCGGTGGTCGGTGTCGATGGTGGCATCGACGCCATGCGCAAGGACTTGTACCGGTCACTGAACCCGGATCAGCTGCCTGACTTCGTGCAGCCCCTCAAGGTCGTTGAGCAAGGCTTCCGGGTGGTCTACGACTCCCGGGCTCTGTTGCGAGAATCTACCCTCAAGGCGACGGCTGACGAATACCGGATGCGGGTGCGGGTCTCACTGCGGGCCTTTTGGGCGCTGTACGACATGCGAACCCTGCTCGGTTTTTCAGTAAATCCACTCTTTGCCTGGCAGCTCTGGTCCCACAAGGTACTGCGCTATCTCTGCTTTGTCTTTCTTGCCGCCGCCTGGCTCAGCAACCTGTTACTGCTAGAGGACGGCCTGTTTTATCAGGTGTTCTTCTTTTTTCAGTCTGCCGGGTATGCCGGCGCCGCGGCCATTCCTTACTTGGGCAATTACAGTAAGTGGTACAGACTGTTGGCCTTTGGGCGATACTTTGTGCTCCTGAACCTTGCTGCCGCGCACGCCTTCGGCAAGTTCCTGCTCGGCAAGAAACAGATAGTCTGGACACCGAGGAAAGGGTAG
- a CDS encoding glycosyltransferase, producing the protein MKILHVIDSGGLYGAEIMLLGLMAEQVRQGLAPVLASIGEPTVEEKPLEVEARKRGLPMEIFRMRPGPNLLGAMQIMRFAREKRFNVLHSHGYKGNILFGLLPRQLRRLPMVTTVHGWTSTGRWQSRMALYEALDGLSLRCIDRVVVVNEGMLAHPRLQGRRAGKVQIINNGLSEAPVAAPALDPEIVRFCQRGPTLGAIGRLSPEKGFDVLLQAFALCRSKQPQVRLLILGEGGERLRLEALVKELGLSDYVAMPGYRPGASAYLPLLRGLVLSSHTEGLPMVLLEAMQAGIPIAATAVGGIPSVLDNGNCGLLVPAAEPDLLAEAMLELVAQDEDCCLRLQRAKKRVCEKYSSQAMANAYLGVYRSLA; encoded by the coding sequence GTGAAAATACTTCACGTCATAGATTCCGGCGGTCTTTACGGTGCCGAGATCATGCTTCTGGGGCTGATGGCCGAACAGGTTCGGCAAGGGCTTGCGCCGGTGCTGGCAAGTATTGGTGAGCCGACCGTAGAGGAAAAACCTCTGGAGGTTGAAGCCCGCAAGCGGGGTCTGCCGATGGAGATATTCAGGATGCGCCCGGGCCCCAACCTTTTGGGAGCGATGCAGATTATGCGGTTTGCCCGCGAAAAGAGGTTTAACGTGCTGCATTCCCACGGCTACAAGGGAAACATTCTGTTTGGACTGCTGCCACGACAGCTGCGCCGGTTGCCGATGGTGACCACCGTCCACGGCTGGACGAGTACAGGGCGCTGGCAAAGCCGCATGGCGTTATACGAAGCGCTCGATGGGTTAAGCCTCCGTTGCATCGATCGCGTCGTTGTAGTCAACGAAGGGATGCTCGCGCATCCCCGCTTGCAGGGCCGACGGGCAGGCAAGGTGCAGATCATCAATAACGGGCTGTCAGAGGCGCCGGTTGCAGCACCTGCTCTGGATCCCGAGATCGTTCGGTTTTGCCAGCGGGGACCGACCTTGGGCGCTATCGGGCGACTCTCGCCAGAAAAAGGTTTTGACGTTCTGCTGCAGGCCTTTGCCCTCTGCCGTTCGAAACAGCCTCAGGTCCGTTTGCTGATACTGGGCGAAGGCGGCGAGCGGCTGCGACTTGAAGCCCTGGTCAAGGAATTGGGGTTGAGCGACTACGTGGCCATGCCAGGGTATCGTCCTGGTGCCAGCGCTTACCTGCCGCTGCTGCGCGGACTGGTTCTATCTTCCCATACCGAAGGGCTGCCGATGGTTCTGCTCGAAGCCATGCAGGCCGGGATTCCCATCGCCGCCACCGCCGTCGGCGGCATTCCGTCGGTTCTGGATAACGGAAACTGTGGACTGCTGGTTCCTGCGGCCGAGCCTGACCTGTTAGCCGAGGCCATGCTTGAACTGGTCGCGCAGGATGAAGATTGTTGCCTTCGGTTGCAAAGAGCGAAAAAACGTGTTTGTGAAAAATATTCCAGTCAGGCTATGGCCAATGCCTACCTGGGTGTTTACCGATCATTAGCGTGA
- a CDS encoding oligosaccharide flippase family protein: MTAAVSHIQHTFRHAVVYSGASILSRIVGFLMLPVYSHYLRGEGYGIIGMIDVVLSMMTLVVGYGIAGAMGRFYFEQKTEQERKTLVSTTMALMLAMVLLVSSPVLIFHESVAWLALGSREYGYYLVIAALAFICEMSAKAPEAYILLRQKPFLISFLSLGRLVLGLSLNIYLIVSLEMGVLGYLYASLLTGIATTVVMHGYALYHVGFGFDRKVIHKILRFSLPLLPGYVAMFVRGNADRVILRTYLGLAQLGAFEMLFKFATLLGVLIVEPFSKIWNVKRYEICDAPEGPETMARMFSLQLALLLFFGLILSLEIPLLLRVMTPPEFWVGGGIVSLAVVSRILNAAYQQVSFGLIYAKKTFNISVIQGVTATLSIAFNFLLIPRYGILGAVLASCLVALCQCVMAHYMSVGYYPIPFQWGKIAQMTLAAATIYILVGPVSVDSFGLAPWLNQTLKPSVASMMTAMHLDAIKDGKLLLYVTDNIPLVVEGTIKLFLAFSFLPILIFMGIVPRRLFRWQVLCHPLRAFAGG; this comes from the coding sequence ATGACAGCAGCGGTTTCTCACATTCAGCATACGTTCAGACACGCTGTGGTCTACAGTGGGGCCAGCATTCTGTCCCGCATTGTCGGCTTCCTCATGCTTCCGGTCTACTCTCACTATCTCAGGGGGGAGGGGTACGGCATCATCGGTATGATCGACGTGGTTCTGTCGATGATGACACTGGTGGTGGGGTACGGCATTGCCGGCGCCATGGGGCGCTTCTATTTCGAGCAAAAAACCGAGCAGGAGCGCAAGACCCTGGTATCGACCACCATGGCCCTTATGCTGGCCATGGTGCTACTGGTGTCCTCTCCGGTGCTGATATTTCATGAATCCGTCGCCTGGCTTGCCCTGGGCAGTCGGGAATACGGTTACTACCTGGTTATCGCCGCGCTGGCTTTCATTTGCGAGATGAGTGCCAAAGCACCGGAAGCCTATATCCTGCTGCGGCAGAAACCCTTCCTGATCTCTTTTCTGTCACTAGGGCGCCTAGTACTTGGATTGTCTCTCAATATCTACCTGATCGTCTCTCTTGAAATGGGAGTGTTGGGATATCTGTATGCCTCCCTGCTTACCGGCATAGCAACCACCGTGGTTATGCATGGTTATGCCCTGTATCACGTCGGTTTCGGTTTCGACAGAAAGGTCATCCATAAGATTCTCCGATTCAGCCTGCCGCTGTTGCCTGGGTACGTTGCCATGTTCGTCAGGGGCAATGCCGACCGCGTGATTCTAAGAACCTACCTTGGCCTGGCACAGCTTGGCGCCTTCGAGATGCTGTTCAAGTTCGCGACTCTGCTGGGGGTGTTGATCGTCGAACCCTTTTCCAAAATATGGAACGTCAAACGCTACGAGATCTGCGACGCCCCTGAGGGGCCCGAGACCATGGCCCGAATGTTCAGCCTTCAGTTGGCCCTACTGCTTTTTTTCGGCCTTATTCTTTCACTCGAAATCCCTTTGCTGTTGAGAGTAATGACTCCACCGGAATTCTGGGTGGGTGGCGGCATCGTGTCGTTGGCTGTCGTTTCGCGGATACTCAACGCCGCCTACCAGCAGGTCAGTTTCGGTCTGATCTATGCCAAGAAGACCTTTAATATTTCCGTGATTCAGGGAGTGACGGCAACTCTTAGCATAGCGTTCAATTTTTTACTGATACCCCGGTACGGCATTTTGGGCGCTGTGTTGGCTTCATGCCTGGTGGCTTTGTGTCAATGTGTCATGGCCCATTATATGTCTGTCGGCTATTACCCGATCCCTTTCCAGTGGGGCAAAATTGCCCAGATGACGCTGGCGGCAGCCACTATTTACATTCTAGTTGGGCCCGTCTCCGTCGATTCCTTCGGTTTAGCTCCATGGCTGAACCAAACCCTCAAACCCAGTGTCGCTAGCATGATGACTGCCATGCACCTCGACGCTATCAAGGATGGCAAGCTTTTGCTGTATGTGACCGACAATATCCCACTCGTGGTCGAAGGGACGATTAAACTGTTCCTGGCTTTTTCTTTTCTGCCGATTCTGATTTTCATGGGGATTGTTCCGCGTCGACTTTTCAGATGGCAGGTGTTGTGTCACCCGCTTCGAGCGTTTGCAGGAGGGTGA